The Klebsiella sp. RIT-PI-d genomic sequence ACCGAATGCTGGACATGGGGTTTAGTGAGGCAATTGATGAAGTCATCCGCTTTGCGCCGGCCTCGCGCCAGACGCTGCTCTTTTCTGCAACCTGGCCTGCGGCCATTGCTGCTATCAGTGGCCGGGTCCAGCGTGAACCGCTGACAATCGAGATTGACAGCGTTGATGCACTGCCTGCCGTTGAGCAGCAATTTTACGAAGTCTCACGCGGCGGCAAAATAGCGCTGCTGCAAAAACTATTAAGTCAGCATCGTCCTGCCTCATGCGTTGTATTCTGTAATACCAAAAAAGATTGCCAGGCGGTCTGTGATACGCTGAATGAATCCGGTCAGAGTACGCTGGCACTACATGGCGATCTGGAACAACGCGATCGCGATCAAACCCTGGTCCGCTTTGCCAATGGCAGCGCTCGCGTGCTGGTGGCGACAGATGTGGCCGCGCGTGGACTTGATATTAAATCGCTGGGGCTGGTCATTAATTACGAGCTGGCCTGGGACCCGGAAGTGCATGTGCATCGCATTGGGCGTACCGCGCGTGCCGGTAACAGCGGACTGGCAATTAGCCTTTGTGCACCTGAAGAAGCTCAGCGTGCAAACACGCTGGCTGAAATGCTGCAATTAAAGATTAACTGGCTGAACGCGCCGTCAGGTATCAGCATCGTGCCGCTTGAAGCAGAGAAAGTGACCTTATGTATTGACGGTGGTAAAAAAGCGAAAATGCGGGCAGGGGACGTGCTGGGCGCATTAACCGGCGATATGGGGCTGACTGGCGCGGATATCGGCAAGATTGATGTGCATCCGGCACACGTTTATGTTGCCGTTCGCCATGAACTTGCACGTCAGGCCTGGAAGCAATTACAGAATGGTAAAATCAAAGGCAAATCCGTTCGCGTACGCCTGCTGAAATAAGCGTAAGCTGGCGCTCAGGTCATCGACGACCTGAGCGCGCACCATCATTTCACTTCGATGACGTTCAACCGCATTTCATCACGTAATACATCTTCATCTTCAGGCTGCCAGCCAGCTGGTTGCAGCGGGATCTCTTCGCGGTCGAATGCTAAATCGCCGCCATCCACCACCTCAGATCCGTGCTGAAGTCCTTTAAAATCAAATAAAGACGTATCACTTAAATGCGAGGGCACCACATTTTGCATCGCGCTGAACATCGTTTCAATGCGGCCCGGATAACGCTTATCCCAGTCGCGCAGCATATCGCCGATGACCTGACGTTGCAGATTCGGCTGTGAGCCGCAGAGGTTACAGGGAATAATCGGGAAGGCTTTGGCCTCGGAGAAACGAACAATATCTTTCTCGCGACAGTAGGCCAGCGGACGAATAACAATATGTTGTCCATCGTCGCTCATCAGCTTCGGCGGCATCCCTTTCATTTTCCCGCCGTAGAACATGTTGAGGAATAACGTTTGCAGGATATCATCGCGATGATGGCCGAGGGCAATCTTAGTCGCGCCCAGTTCCGTAGCGGTACGGTACAGAATTCCGCGACGCAGACGCGAGCACAGGGAACAGGTGGTTTTCCCTTCAGGAATTTTTTCTTTAACGATACCGTAGGTATTCTCTTCAACAATCTTGTACTCGACGCCAAGTTGTTCCAGATACGCCGGCAGAATATGCTCCGGGAAGCCCGGCTGTTTTTGATCGAGATTCACCGCCACCAGCGAGAAATTGACCGGCGCGCTTTGCTGGAGATTACGTAAAATCTCAAGCATGGTATAGCTGTCTTTACCCCCTGACAGACACACCATAATGCGATCGCCTTCTTCAATCATATTAAAGTCAGCAATAGCCTCACCGACATTGCGGCGCAGGCGTTTCTGGAGTTTGTTAATATTGTACTGTTCTTTCTTTGTTACGTCCGGATTCTGACTCATCGACTCTTTACTCAATTATTGAAGGCGCAACCGATTATCGGTACGGTTATCTCTGGCGTGTATGGTACGGATTACAGCGGCGAATACCAGCACGTTTTATGCCTGATCCGGGGAAAGATAAATGCCCATGCGTGTAAGACGCAGATGGCCCGCAATAATTGCCTGCGGGCCGGGAAGGGTTAACGTACTACCAGGACTGAACACTCAGCGTGTCGGACAACGGCGGCAGCGTTTGAACCTAACAGGTAGGTCGAGATATCAGGTCGATGTGAAGCAAGAATAATTAGATCGGCAGAAAGGGATTTCGCCAGTTCAAGAATTTTATCTTTTGGCGAACCTTCAGCAAGGTGCGTTTGTTTACGATCGTCGGGGATTTGAAACTGCGCGGCAATCTCTTTCAGCTTGTTGGTGGCCTCTTGCTGTAGCTCATCCATAGAGGGGAGCTGACCGGACTGGGCAAGACCCAGAGAGGCATAGTAAGGAAATGAAGGGACTACCGTCAAAAAGTGAACCTGAGCGTCATCAATACGCGCCTGAGATTCAACGTGAGACACCACGCGCTGTGTTAGATCGCTATCAGATACATCAATCGGGACAAGAATTGTTCTGTTCATAACAATCTCCTCGTTAAGTACCCATTTAAAGTCTAGTCAAATAATGGGCCGCTGGGCTATTTACGAGGGTAAAGTTGTGTCTATATTAACGGTGGGTAAGTTTTTTCTCCGGATATTTGCCTTTAATCACGCCATCGTAAAAACGGCCTTTGGAAACCACGATAAGAAAGTCACGGAAAATACGCGCAGGGACGCCGCGATACTGAATAATATCTGCATTACAAAACGCAATTTCAAGCGTGGTGGATTTTTCGTCCCAGGCAATGGACGCAATTCTGGATGATTTTACGGGATGGTGTTGCATGATGCGCATCCTCTACGGCTATCATTAATGAATGATATCATCCATCACGGCGGGGCGCTGATGCAACTACTAACTGTCGCCGATGGGCAGATTGGGAAATAGCCCGCTATCACTGAAACAGCGGGCCAGCAGCATCAGAACTGGTAAACCATACCCAGTGCTACAACGTCATCAGTATTGATGTCATTGTTTGCGTAGAAGTTGTTATCTTCATCCAGCAGGTTGATTTTGTAATCAACATAGGTGGAGAAGTTTTTGTTAAAGTAATAGGTTGCACCAACATCAGCATATTTAACCAGGTCTTTGCTGGTGTCTGCATTACCATTCAGGTTGCGGCCTTTGGACATCAGGAAAGAGACTGCCGGACGCAGACCGAAATCGAACTGGTACTGTGCAGTCACTTCAACGTTCTGGGTTTCGTTAGCAACACCGGTATTCCCGTACGCCGTCATGTTACGAGTTTCAGAGTACATGCTTGCCAGATAGATGTTGTTCGCATCATATTTCAGGCCTGCAGTCCAGGCTTCTGCTTTATCGCCACCTGCCACTTTGCCACCGGCGTTAACCTGATCGTTAGTACGATCGGAGCTGGTATAAGCAGCACCGAAGGTTGCGCCCATGCCCAGGTCATAGGTGGTAGAGATACCGAAACCGTCGCCGTTCTCGTTACGCAGATCGCGGCCGTTATTGGTCCCTTCCTGATTGTTGCTCGCGGACTCGTTGTTACCCTGATACTGTAAAGCCATGTTCAGACCGTCAACCAGACCGAAGAAATCGGCATTGCGGTAAGTCGCCACGCCATTGGCGCGGCCAGTCATGAAGTTGTCAGTCTGGGTATAAGAGTCGCCGCCGAATTCCGGCAGCATATCGGTCCAGGCTTCGATATCGTACAGTACGCCATAGTTACGACCGTAGTCGAAAGAGCCGTAATCACCCACTTTCAGGCCAGCGAAGCCCAGACGGGTCCAGGCGTTAGAGCCCTGGCTTTCAGTGGTGTTAGCCTGAACGTTGTATTCCCACTGACCGTAACCGGTCAACTGGTCATTAATCTGTGTTTCACCTTTAAAGCCGAAACGAACATAGGTCTGATCGCCATCAGCACCGTGGTTGTCAGAGAAATAATGCAGACCATCTACTTTACCGTAGACATCTACTTTATTGCCGTCTTTATTATAGACTTCAGCAGCATTAACAGCACCTGCTACTAATAATGCAGGGATCATGAGGGCCAGTACTTTTCTTTTCATTAAAATAATCCTTTAGATGTTTTTTTGTTCTTACTTCCTTTGAAGGAAGTGGAAGTATGCTAAAGGAGACTATTCTGAGATGGTAAATAACAATTGTTACTTGATGAGTAAAATCTTAAGCCCATATATCACAGGTTACAGTGATAATTATGGTGAATAGTTTGTGCCGAACCATACAAAATAAAAATTATACAAAGTGAAATTCATTCCGTATCATAAATAAGTTATATGCCTTTATTGTCACTGCTTTATTAAGCCGTTTTTCTGCCCGGCAGAGCAATGGTATTAATGACAAGCCCGAACAGATGTTCGGGCTTTTTTTTGGCTTATTCAGTCAACACCACGATTATTCACTCGGGGCCTTCTCTGCTTTACCGGCCAGTTGCGCAAGAAAATCATAGCGCTTCTGCAAATCCGCTGCGGCGTCTTTCCAGAGTTGCTCGGCGACTTCCGGCTGCTGGGAATTCAGACGACGGAAGCGCTGCTCATTGAGAAGCGTTTCTGCCAGCGCGTCTGAAGGCGGACGAGAATCGAGCGCCAGCGGGATTTTACCTTCATCAGCCCGGCGCGGATCAAAGCGGAACAGCGGCCAGAAACCAGTTGTGGTGAGCTGGCGCATTTGATCGTGACTCAGAGCCAGATCGTAACCGTGTTCTTCGCAAGGACTGTAAGCGATGATCAGCGAAGGGCCAGGATACGATTCGGCTTCCTGAATGGCTTTCACCGTCTGGTTAAGCTGTGCTCCCAGCGAAATTTGCGCAACATAAACATGACCATACATCATCATACTCACGCCCAAATCCTTGCGGGCTTTGCGCTTACCGTGCTCGCCAAATTTAGTCACTGCCCCCAGCGGCGTTGCTTTTGACGCCTGACCACCAGTATTGGAGTAACACTGCGTGTCCAGCACCAGAATATTGACGTTTTCCGTCAGGCTCATGACATGATCAAGACCACCAAAGCCGATGTCATAGGCCCAGCCATCGCCGCCAATCAGCCAGATCGATTTTTCAACCAGTGCGTCGGCATCGGTCAGTAACTGCTCCGCGCCCTCAACGTTTGCCAGATGCTGGCGCAACTCTGCTACCTGCTCACGACGCACTTCCGGCGTGGCTTCTGCATGAAGAGCACTATTCAGTTCTGCCGGTATTTTATCGGCAAAGGTATCCAGCAAGCGCATCGCCCGATCGCGGTGCTTATCGACGGAGAGCCTGAAGCCAAGACCAAACTCGGCGTTATCCTCAAATAAAGAATTTGCCCACGCGGGACCGCGACCGTTGGCATCAGTGGTATACGGCGTTGAAGGCAAATTACCGCCATAAATAGAGGAGCAGCCCGTGGCGTTAGCAATCATCATTCGATCGCCATACAGCTGGGTCAGTAATTTAATGTACGGTGTTTCGCCGCAGCCTGAACACGCGCCTGAATATTCAAACAGCGGGGTAATCAACTGAGAAGTACGAATATCGATGCGTTCCAGCTTGCTGCGGTCGATTTCCGGCAGTTCGAGGAAATAGTCATAATTAACTTTTTCCTCTTCGACATGCTCAAGGCGCGGCAGCATATTGATGGCCTTGATCTCCGGGTTCTGACGATCTTTTGCCGGGCAAACTTCCACGCACAGATTACAGCCGGTGCAATCTTCCGGGGCCACCTGGAGCACGTATTTCTGTCCGCGCATATCCCGTGATTTCACATCCAGCGACTGAAGGGCATCAGGCGCCTGCTCCATCGCTTGTGGTGACACCACTTTAGCGCGGATAGCCGAGTGCGGACAGGCGGCAACACAGTGGTTACACTGCGTGCAGATTTCAGGCTTCCAGATGGGGATCTCTTCCGCAATGTTGCGTTTTTCCCATTGGGTGGTGCCGACAGGCCAGGTGCCATCCGGCGGCAGAGCGGAAACGGGGAGGGCGTCGCCCAGTCCAGCTAACATGGCGGCCGTGACCGTTTTAACAAAATCCGGAGCCTCATCCGACACAACCGGCGGACGCACAGGGCTGCTGGTATCAATGTCCTGAACCGGCACCTCAGCAAGCGATTCACGCGACATCGCCAGCGCCTGCCAGTTTCGCTCAACCAGTTCCTGACCTTTACTGCTGTAGCTTTTGGCAATCGCGCCCTGAAGCGCGGTCAGCGCAGTGTCACCGGGCAGAATATTGGTCAGATGAAAGAAGGCCATCTGCATGACGGTATTAATACGGGCACCCAGGCCACACTCACGGGCAATTTTCGCGGCGTTGACCACATAAAAACGGGCTTTTTTCTGCTTCAGGATCGCCTGAACTTCCTGCGGCAATCGCGACCAGACGTCATCGGCGGCATAAGGCGTGTTCAGCAGAAAAATACCGCCTGGCTTCAGGCGTTCTGCCATCTGGTATTTATCGATAAACTGAAGCTGGTGGCAGCCGACAAAATCGGCATGAGAGATCAGGTAAGCCGAGCGGATAGGATGTTCGCTAACGCGCAGGTGCGAAACGGTCAGGCCACCGGCTTTTTTGGAATCATAAACGAAATAGCCCTGAGCATACCACGGCGTGGCATTACCAATAATTTTGATATTATTTTTGGTGGCCGACACGCTACCGTCGCTGCCGAGGCCGTAAAACAGTGCTTCGAGCCGGGCTCTGGCAGGCAGGGTATTTTCTGGTAACGGAAGAGAAAGATTGGTTACGTCGTCGTAAATGCCCACCGTAAAACGCGGCTTAGGCTGCGCCGCGCTAAGTTCATTAAACACCGCCATCACGCATTCCGGTCCAAACTCTTTCGACGAGAGGCCGTAGCGACCGCCAGTTACTCGCGGCAATGTTTCACGCTCGCCGCGATTAAACGCTTCGGCAAGCGATGTCATAACATCCAGATAAAGTGGTTCAGCATGAGCACCCGGCTCTTTGGTGCGATCGAGCACGGCGATAGTCCGTGCGCTTTCAGGCAGTACGCGTAACAGATGCGCCGCCGAGAAAGGACGATATAACCGGACTTTAAGCACACCCACTTTTTCGCCACGGGTCAGCAGTTCATCCACTACCTCTTCACAGGTGCCGATAGCCGAACCCATCAGGATCACCACACGCTCTGCCTGCGGGTGGCCGTAATATTCAAACGGTTGATATTGCCGCCCGGTGGCGTCAGCAAAAGCATCCATTGCTGCTTCGACCTGATCGTACACCGCGTTATACCAGGGATTGGTGGCTTCACGCGACTGGAAGTACGTATCCGGGTTCGCGGAGGTGCCACGGATCACCGGATGTTCCGGGTTGAGCGCACGTGCACGATGGGCGTCAATTTCTGCCTGCGGCATCAGGCCACGGATCGTGTCATCAGAAAGAGGAACGATTTTCGTGATTTCATGCGAGGTACGAAAGCCATCAAAGAAATGAATAAATGGCACGCGCGATTTAAGCGTAGCAATATGAGAGATCAGCGCGAAATCCTGCGCTTCCTGAACATTTGCCGCGCAAAGCATGGCGCAGCCGGTCTGGCGTATCGCCATCACATCCGAGTGATCGCCGAAGATTGATAGCGCATGCGTGGCGACGGTACGGGCCGCCACGTGCAGGACAAACGGTGTAAGTTGGCCCGCAAGCTTATAGAGAGTCGGGATCATCAACAGCAGGCCCTGCGATGATGTAAACGAGGTTGAAAGCGCGCCAGTTTGCAATGCGCCGTGTACGGTGGCGATAGCGCCAGCCTCCGACTGCATTTCCACAACCCGTGGAACATCACCCCAGATATTTTTGACGCCATTTCCCGCCCAGGCATCAGCCTGTTCAGCCATCGTCGAACTTGGCGTAATGGGATAAATGGCGATAACTTCGCTGGTTCGAAACGCTACTGAGGCGGCCGCACCATTACCGTCAATCGTGATCATATGACCTCATACATTGCTCAAAATAAGGAAACCCGCAACCTGTCGACGAGCCCTGAATATAATTCCCTTATTTTAGCAAAGGCTACAGCAATGCATTTTCGCTTTTGTGTCCTGGAGCCCTTTCTCATCCCGGACGGGATCAATTTACCTCAACAAAATTGCCAGAAAATGTTTCTGCCGCCGCAAATGCGGGTTTCAACGCTCGACGAACGGCATTCGGCTCCCTATGATGTTTCGGCGACGTCTGCGATCCGCGCAGGGCGGCGATTTGCTTTGGCCTAATGAAAGGGGAGAAAAGATGCGAGCAGCTTTTTTAATGGGATTAGCCGTACTGGCACTGTCGGCGTGTAGCAGCAATGAACCTGTACAGCAGGCGACGGCGGCCCACGTAGCGCCGGGCATGAAGGCGGCAATGTCCAGTTCAGGCCAGGCAAATTGTGCGATGATCGGCGGCACCCTGTCGGCTGCACGCCAGCTCGATGGCTCCAGCGCCGGAATGTGCGCCTTGCCCAACGGCAAACGCTGTAGCGAACAGTCGCTTGCCGGTGGCACCTGCGGAAGCTATTAACTCGCCTCGTTGACGCGTTTAAACGTCAGGGTCTGATCTGCCGTTGCCAGAGTCAACTGGTCGCCAGTAAGGTCAACCTGTGCGCCGGCGCTAAGCATAGCGCTGAGCGTGTGATCCAGCGTGTTCAGCTGCGGATCGTTACACATCATGCGCGTCATTGCCAGGTTATCTACTTTCAGTTCACCAGCAGACATTTTCGCCGCGCCGGTAAAACGGTTACACATTGAGCCTGAAATCTGAATTCTTTCCAGAGCGATTACCTTCTGACCAAAGGCCAGCTCCAGCGGTTTGTCCGTGGCAGTAACCGGCTTACCGTTTGCCGTTTGCAGCACAAAGCGCTGCTGCTGTAAACTTTCTGCTGTCACGGAGGTGTCTTTATCCGTGACGCAACCTGACAGCATCAGTGCGCAAAGCAGCGCAATACCTTTCTTCATGTTCATACCTGTATCTTATTAACTGTTTATAGCGCTCATTGTAACGCGATTACGCGCATGATCATCGGGGTTATTCTGAAAGTGCTCCCCGCAGGCGGGGAGCAGGAAGACTAGACGAGGGCGTTCGGACAGGTTTCGTTATTTTCCAGCTGACGCAGGTTTTCCAGCGTTGTCTCCGAAATACTGATCAGCGCTTCGGCGGTCAAAAACGCCTGATGGCCGGTAAAAAGTACGTTATGACAGGCAGAAAGACGACGGAAAACATCATCCTGGATCACATCATTAGACTTGTCTTCGAAAAACAGGTCGCGTTCGTTTTCATAAACGTCCATACCCAGCGCGCCGATTTTCTGCGTTTTGAGCGCATCAATCGCCGCCTGCGAGTCGATTAATCCGCCGCGGCTGGTATTGATAATCATCACGCCATTTTTCATTCGATCGAACGCACTTTGATTCAGCAGATGATAGTTTTCTGCCGTCATAGGGCAATGAAGTGAAATCACATCCGATTGAGAAAGCAGGGTGTCCAAATCGACATACTCGGCACCCAGATCCAGCACGGCAGCATTCGGATAGGGATCGACGGCCAGCAGCCGCATCCCAAATCCTTTCAGGATACGCAGCGTGGCGAGGCCAATTTTACCGGTACCGATTACGCCTGCCGTTTTACCGTGCATGGTAAATCCGGTTAACCCTTCCAGCGAAAAGTTAGCATCGCGGGTACGTTGATAGGCGCGGTGAATACGGCGGTTTAACGTCATCATCATGCCGACAGCATGTTCTGCTACCGCTTCCGGCGAATACGCCGGTACGCGAACGACGCGCAGGCCCAGCTCTTTGGCTGCATCCAGATCGACGTTATTAAACCCGGCACAGCGCAGGGCAATAAATTTCACACCGTGATTTTTAAGTTCTTCCAGCACCGGACGGCTGGCGTCATCATTAACGAAGATGCACACACCTTCGCAGCCATTGGCCGTTTTTGCGGTCTTTTCGGTCAGCAAAAAATCAAAAAATTCCAGTTCGAAGCCATAATCGTCGTTAACATGCTGCAAGTACTTTTTGTCATACTGTTTGGTACTGTACACGGCGAGTTTCATAAGACATTCTCCAGTGATTTTCTGCGATCAGATTAACATTTTTAAAATAATTTGACAATTTTTGAAAAATAATTGAAAGGCTCGTTTCCGCTGTATTATGCGTCTGCATGGTGGAAGAAAATAATGCGCGGCAGGAAGGTGCACAAGCATCGCGCCGCGCCAGGCGAATGAGCGAAAATCAGGCCTGAGGCGAGGGCGCATTAAACAGCCGGAGTTAATGGCGAAGCTTTTCCACCACCGGATTGCTCGCGATCCACGCCGGTAGCTGCGCGGGTGACATTGGCTTTGAAAAGTAGTATCCCTGAGCTTCATCGCAACCAAACGATGTCAACAGCAGGGCGGTTTCACGATCCTCAACCCCTTCCGCCAGCACGGTATAGTTTAGCTCCTTAAGCATAACGACCACATTACGGGCGATAATTCGGCTACCGGGATCGGAGGTAATCTGGCTGATTAAAGAGCGGTCCAGCTTAATAATATCGACCGGAATGCGGCGCAGATAATTAATATTACTGTTCCCGGCGCCAAAATCATCCAGCAGAATGACAAACCCGATCGATTTTAAAATATCCAGTTCGTTTAACGCCGCCGGGCTTTCGAGCATCTTCTCTGTTTCCAGACATTCAATGCGAATATCCGCAGGTGTTAAACCCGCGGCGATAATCTGGCGGGTTAACTTAAGTGAAAAACCGGGGCTGGAGAAATCGCTGACGGTAATGTTAATGGATACTGGTACTGAGACGCCCTCAGCGTGCCAGGTCTGAATTTGCCTGAGCGTATGGCGGATCACCCACTGGGTAATTTCTGCCATCAGGCTGGTACGTTCAGCGAGGGCAATAATGATGGTAGGGGATACATTACCCAGGGTCGGATGTTCCCAGCGCAGCAGGGCCTCCACGCCTTTAATCTCACCCGTGCGCAGCGAAACTTTTGGCTGATAGGCCAAATAAAGCTGTCCTTCCATTTTCAGGGCTTCGCCCAAATCATACAGCAGGCGAAATTCATCGTTTCGCTTCTCATCCATTAACGGATCGAATGCCCTGACCGGTACATCCTGACGAATAGCCTCGTGCAGGGCGCTGACCGTTTTGCGCAGCACTTCCTGCCCACGGGTCTGCGCCGGACTGAAGGTCAGATAACCGACATGAACACTCAGCGATATTTCGATATCCCCGGTGATTTTGGTGAGCGTGGCGGGAAATCCCACGGCCTTTTGCACCAGTTCGTCAGCGTCTTCTTCTTTCATCAACAGGGCATAGCGCGCGGTGGCAAAGGCATAGAGTACCACCGAGGGATCGATATCGAGACGCATACGCAACAGCGGAGGAAAACTGCGCAACATATTCTCGACGGCTGCGATCCCCAGATAGCGGGAGAGTTCATAAGTTCGATTAATATCAATGCAGTCAAAAATAATCAGCGTGTAGTTACCTGCGCCGCCCGTTACCGCCAGGCCATCAATGTCTTCCAGCAGACTTTGCCGGTTTGGTAATGAGGTCAGGACGTCCACGCGTCCGGCTGAATACCAGGACTCGAGGTAGGCACTGGCTAAAGCGGCCAAATGCAAGAACTGGTCAATTTGCTGCTGATCGGGCATGACCGCGATTGAGTCGCATACGCACAGCGTACCGAGAACAAAATCATCTTTTGTTTTTAAGGGCGCGGCAGCGTAAAACACAATGTTGCCTTCAACCACCAGCGGATGATCGGTAAAGCGGGGATCGATACGGGCATCAGGACAGATCACCGGCTGACAGGTGCCAACGGAATATTTGCACATTGTCTCATCGGCCGGCAGCACTTCCGGCAGTGAATCCACATTAAATGCATATTTGATGTACTGATATTTATCGTCAAATACGGTGACAAAACAGCCGGATACGCCAATCAGCTCTCTTGCCAGCTGAGCAAACCCCCC encodes the following:
- a CDS encoding EAL domain-containing protein; translation: MFSGLNENETKKLAAFELLRKEHDSRDQTLGGFAQLARELIGVSGCFVTVFDDKYQYIKYAFNVDSLPEVLPADETMCKYSVGTCQPVICPDARIDPRFTDHPLVVEGNIVFYAAAPLKTKDDFVLGTLCVCDSIAVMPDQQQIDQFLHLAALASAYLESWYSAGRVDVLTSLPNRQSLLEDIDGLAVTGGAGNYTLIIFDCIDINRTYELSRYLGIAAVENMLRSFPPLLRMRLDIDPSVVLYAFATARYALLMKEEDADELVQKAVGFPATLTKITGDIEISLSVHVGYLTFSPAQTRGQEVLRKTVSALHEAIRQDVPVRAFDPLMDEKRNDEFRLLYDLGEALKMEGQLYLAYQPKVSLRTGEIKGVEALLRWEHPTLGNVSPTIIIALAERTSLMAEITQWVIRHTLRQIQTWHAEGVSVPVSINITVSDFSSPGFSLKLTRQIIAAGLTPADIRIECLETEKMLESPAALNELDILKSIGFVILLDDFGAGNSNINYLRRIPVDIIKLDRSLISQITSDPGSRIIARNVVVMLKELNYTVLAEGVEDRETALLLTSFGCDEAQGYYFSKPMSPAQLPAWIASNPVVEKLRH